Proteins encoded within one genomic window of Eurosta solidaginis isolate ZX-2024a chromosome 1, ASM4086904v1, whole genome shotgun sequence:
- the LOC137244462 gene encoding lipase 3-like: MKLKFLISAWGLILASGYIQVVSALSFDEERLALKQFSTSDERIRSYGYPVETHTVETSDGYLLTLFRIPYSEKLRKKPAKRPAILLQHGLFSNSDCWLCSGPDHSLAYMLADAGFDVWMGNARGNIYSRANSQFTINSPKFWKFTWHEIGTRDIPAMIDYVRSVTGEKAIHYVGHSQGTTVYMVLMSTLPQYNAKIKTAHLLAPCAFVENSGNSAVKLAPFVASPDSIYHGLFADMELIPKNQYVNRLVDTMCGAQPELEKLCKDVVLWYAGDGYRNTNLTSLQVLIETHPSGCSSNQIIHFLQLFVSRKFQQFDYGIKKNREIYNQDTPPEYDLKKITARTFLYSGANDAMCVPRDVDTLVKNMPRHVKDYRVPELTWNHMDFVVGKQMRELVNDRVLEAVKSYEKM; encoded by the exons AtgaagttaaaatttttaattagtgcTTGGGGGTTAATTCTGGCATCAGGATATATACAAGTGGTATCTGCACTTAGTTTTGACGAGGAGCGGCTAGCTTTAAAGCAATTCAGTACTTCT gATGAACGCATACGTTCATACGGCTATCCAGTAGAAACACACACCGTGGAGACAAGCGATGGCTATCTATTGACCCTTTTCCGCATACCTTATTCGGAAAAATTAAGGAAAAAGCCCGCTAAGCGGCCAGCCATTCTCTTACAACATGGTTTGTTTAGCAACTCCGATTGTTGGTTGTGTAGTGGACCGGACCACTCGCTAGCCTATATGCTTGCTGATGCTGGTTTTGATGTTTGGATGGGTAATGCACGTGGCAATATTTATTCGCGTGCAAACTCTCAATTTACCATAAATAGTCCAAAGTTTTGGAAATTTACTTGGCATGAAATCGGCACACGAGATATACCAGCAATGATCGATTACGTTCGTAGCGTGACCGGTGAAAAGGCAATACATTACGTAGGACATTCACAGGGCACTACAGTTTATATGGTGTTAATGTCCACGCTTCCACAATATAATGCGAAAATTAAGACGGCTCATCTTTTGGCGCCATGTGCATTTGTTGAGAATTCGGGGAACTCTGCTGTTAAACTTGCACCATTTGTTGCCTCACCTGATAGCATATATCATGGTTTGTTTGCCGATATGGAATTAATACCGAAAAATCAATATGTCAATCGTTTAGTAGATACTATGTGTGGAGCACAACCCGAGCTTGAAAAACTATGTAAAGATGTTGTGCTATGGTATGCTGGAGATGGATATCGTAAtacaaatttg ACCTCACTTCAAGTGCTCATTGAAACCCATCCGAGTGGCTGTTCAAGTAATCAGATTATTCACTTTCTTCAGCTATTTGTATCACGAAAGTTCCAACAGTTTGATtatggtataaaaaaaaatagagaGATTTATAATCAGGACACGCCACCAGAGTACGATTTGAAAAAGATTACGGCGCGTACCTTTTTGTATTCAGGCGCTAATGATGCAATGTGTGTTCCAAGGGATGTTGATACTCTGGTGAAAAATATGCCAAGGCATGTTAAGGATTATCGTGTGCCGGAGTTAACTTGGAATCATATGGACTTTGTTGTTGGAAAACAAATGCGAGAGTTAGTTAATGATCGCGTTCTGGAGGCAGTGAAATCTTATGAGAAAATGTAA
- the LOC137237939 gene encoding lipase 3 isoform X2, with protein MHPGKSKETALQTNSLGKVKRIRRDGYPVEKHHVLTKDGYALALHRIPQYNKSPPLTPTVSGTYSSRHPVVFLLAGIYASSDAWLLNGRESSLPYLLWRQGYDIWLGNNRGNVYTRRNVWYNTTEREFWNFSWHEMSIYDMPAMLDYIIRCTGEKKMHFVGISQGGTIFLVLNSVLPQYNAVFKTAHLLAPVAYVSNTKGVLAKIFGPILGTRNYVAKVLEGMEMVSTNRFIKKFLSSLCFENERPMVCVSRLWPAVGYDTQHLNKSLLPDIMANFPVGGSFKQIMHYFQGYVSTKFRQYDYGPEKNWLLYDQLDPPDYNLELITAPITLYYAENDYIVSEADIWRLLMRLRNMQAIYKIPRKRWNHFDFICGLGVREFIFDKIIRSANFYEYMYS; from the exons GTGAAGCGAATTCGACGCGACGGTTATCCGGTTGAGAAGCATCATGTATTGACCAAAGATGGCTATGCATTGGCCTTACATCGCATACCACAATATAACAAGTCGCCGCCTCTGACGCCAACTGTAAGCGGCACATACTCTTCACGTCATCCAGTCGTATTCCTGTTAGCTGGCATTTACGCCTCTTCGGACGCTTGGCTACTTAATGGACGTGAAAGCTCATTACCTTATCTTTTGTGGCGTCAAGGCTACGACATTTGGCTGGGCAACAATCGCGGAAATGTTTATACACGCCGAAATGTGTGGTATAATACGACTGAACGCGAATTCTGGAATTTTAGTTGGCATGAAATGAGTATATATGACATGCCTGCCATGTTGGACTATATAATCCGTTGTACGGGTGAAAAGAAAATGCATTTTGTAGGCATCTCACAAGGTGGTACCATTTTTTTGGTGCTAAACTCAGTGCTACCGCAGTACAATGCAGTCTTCAAGACAGCACATCTATTGGCACCGGTGGCGTATGTGAGCAATACTAAAGGTGTGTTGGCCAAAATTTTCGGTCCCATATTGGGTACACGCAATTATGTGGCCAAAGTATTAGAGGGTATGGAAATGGTATCTACTAATAGATTTATAAAAAAGTTCCTATCGTCACTTTGTTTTGAGAACGAACGCCCAATGGTGTGTGTGAGTCGGCTTTGGCCTGCGGTGGGCTATGACACGCAACATCTCAACAAG TCTTTACTCCCCGATATAATGGCAAATTTTCCAGTTGGTGGCTCTTTTAAACAAATTATGCACTACTTTCAAGGTTATGTTTCAACGAAATTTCGCCAATATGATTATGGTCCCGAGAAGAATTGGCTGCTGTACGATCAACTCGATCCACCTGATTACAATTTGGAGCTCATCACAGCGCCGATAACGTTGTACTATGCTGAGAACGATTATATTGTATCGGAAGCGGATATTTGGCGTTTGCTCATGCGCCTGCGCAATATGCAGGCCATCTATAAGATTCCACGTAAACGTTGGAATCATTTTGATTTTATATGTGGTTTGGGTGTGCGTGAATTTATATTTGATAAAATTATTAGATCAGCGAATTTTTACGAATATATGTATAGTTGa
- the LOC137244466 gene encoding lipase 3-like, which produces MLRSAFVLFALVALCIVWSMDHLHSSLYIHLPLKPRKTSADRICEHGYPAESHYITTSDGYILNIFRIPYSPRLSNRYISKPVVFIQHGLMASSDGFLLNGPDNALAYNFADAGFDVWLGNARGNIYSRNHSTIWIKHPKFWKFSWHEIGTIDIPETIDYVLHRTGEKAIHYVGHSQGSTAYFVMLSIRPEYNAKIKTGHALAPAVFMGNATQDIIVNLVPLLGNPDGVGTKLLCDQQFTPYNSYICRILDTACGSPTKYPKYCRILYLLWSGGAQGNVNSTLLPQVAETHPAGISTNQAIHFIQSKVSNMFRQYDFGTKKNQKLYNQTEPPAYPLEKVTANTYLYYGLNDGAANASDVKRLAHNLPNLRLLHEVPISTWSHIDFVLAWQVKQEINDPVIQYCKDYEVAN; this is translated from the exons ATGCTACGATCCGCGTTTGTATTATTTGCGCTCGTAGCGCTATGTATCGTTTGGAGCATGGATCATTTGCACAGTTCCTTATATATTCATCTACCACTCAAACCAAGAAAGACAAGT GCGGATCGAATATGTGAGCACGGCTATCCCGCAGAGTCTCATTATATCACAACTAGCGATGGCTACATACTCAATATATTTCGCATTCCGTATTCGCCACGCTTAAGTAATCGTTATATCAGTAAGCCTGTCGTCTTTATACAACATGGTCTTATGGCAAGTTCCGATGGATTTTTATTGAATGGTCCAGATAATGCACTTGCCTACAATTTCGCTGATGCTGGTTTTGATGTTTGGCTAGGAAACGCTCGCGGTAATATTTATTCGCGTAATCATTCAACTATATGGATCAAGCatccaaaattttggaaatttagTTGGCATGAGATCGGTACGATCGATATACCCGAAACGATTGATTATGTGCTCCATCGGACGGGTGAAAAGGCTATACATTATGTGGGGCATTCTCAAGGTAGCACGGCTTATTTTGTAATGCTTTCCATACGACCGGAAtacaatgcaaaaattaaaacggGCCACGCCCTAGCACCTGCTGTTTTTATGGGCAATGCTACCCAGGATATAATTGTCAATCTTGTGCCATTGTTAGGGAATCCCGATGGTGTAGGCACAAAATTACTCTGCGATCAACAGTTTACTCCATATAACTCTTATATTTGCCGTATACTGGACACGGCATGTGGCAGTCCTACTAAATATCCGAAATATTGTCGAATACTTTATTTGTTGTGGTCTGGCGGTGCGCAAGGAAATGTTAATTCG ACTCTGTTGCCTCAAGTGGCGGAAACACATCCAGCTGGTATTTCAACGAAtcaagcaattcattttatccaATCAAAAGTTTCGAACATGTTTCGTCAGTATGATTTTGGCACTAAGAAGAATCAAAAGTTATATAATCAAACAGAACCTCCGGCATATCCACTTGAGAAGGTTACAGCCAACACCTACTTGTACTATGGTCTGAATGATGGTGCCGCTAATGCGAGTGATGTAAAACGCTTAGCTCACAATCTTCCTAATTTGCGTTTGCTTCACGAAGTGCCTATTTCAACATGGAGCCATATCGATTTCGTTCTCGCCTGGCAAGTTAAACAAGAAATCAATGACCCAGTTATACAGTATTGTAAAGATTATGAAGtagcaaattaa
- the LOC137237939 gene encoding lipase 3 isoform X1 — translation MAVSILGCYNTFESLLILLLTALCCWHLELHLRGSSSMVAAFINVRQTREIIITDAVKRIRRDGYPVEKHHVLTKDGYALALHRIPQYNKSPPLTPTVSGTYSSRHPVVFLLAGIYASSDAWLLNGRESSLPYLLWRQGYDIWLGNNRGNVYTRRNVWYNTTEREFWNFSWHEMSIYDMPAMLDYIIRCTGEKKMHFVGISQGGTIFLVLNSVLPQYNAVFKTAHLLAPVAYVSNTKGVLAKIFGPILGTRNYVAKVLEGMEMVSTNRFIKKFLSSLCFENERPMVCVSRLWPAVGYDTQHLNKSLLPDIMANFPVGGSFKQIMHYFQGYVSTKFRQYDYGPEKNWLLYDQLDPPDYNLELITAPITLYYAENDYIVSEADIWRLLMRLRNMQAIYKIPRKRWNHFDFICGLGVREFIFDKIIRSANFYEYMYS, via the exons ATGGCAGTTAGCATCTTGGGTTGCTACAACACATTCGAGTCATTGTTAATATTGCTGTTGACAGCATTGTGTTGCTGGCACTTGGAATTGCACCTGCGTGGTTCCTCGTCGATGGTTGCTGCATTTATCAACGTGCGTCAAACGCGGGAGATCATCATTACAGATGCG GTGAAGCGAATTCGACGCGACGGTTATCCGGTTGAGAAGCATCATGTATTGACCAAAGATGGCTATGCATTGGCCTTACATCGCATACCACAATATAACAAGTCGCCGCCTCTGACGCCAACTGTAAGCGGCACATACTCTTCACGTCATCCAGTCGTATTCCTGTTAGCTGGCATTTACGCCTCTTCGGACGCTTGGCTACTTAATGGACGTGAAAGCTCATTACCTTATCTTTTGTGGCGTCAAGGCTACGACATTTGGCTGGGCAACAATCGCGGAAATGTTTATACACGCCGAAATGTGTGGTATAATACGACTGAACGCGAATTCTGGAATTTTAGTTGGCATGAAATGAGTATATATGACATGCCTGCCATGTTGGACTATATAATCCGTTGTACGGGTGAAAAGAAAATGCATTTTGTAGGCATCTCACAAGGTGGTACCATTTTTTTGGTGCTAAACTCAGTGCTACCGCAGTACAATGCAGTCTTCAAGACAGCACATCTATTGGCACCGGTGGCGTATGTGAGCAATACTAAAGGTGTGTTGGCCAAAATTTTCGGTCCCATATTGGGTACACGCAATTATGTGGCCAAAGTATTAGAGGGTATGGAAATGGTATCTACTAATAGATTTATAAAAAAGTTCCTATCGTCACTTTGTTTTGAGAACGAACGCCCAATGGTGTGTGTGAGTCGGCTTTGGCCTGCGGTGGGCTATGACACGCAACATCTCAACAAG TCTTTACTCCCCGATATAATGGCAAATTTTCCAGTTGGTGGCTCTTTTAAACAAATTATGCACTACTTTCAAGGTTATGTTTCAACGAAATTTCGCCAATATGATTATGGTCCCGAGAAGAATTGGCTGCTGTACGATCAACTCGATCCACCTGATTACAATTTGGAGCTCATCACAGCGCCGATAACGTTGTACTATGCTGAGAACGATTATATTGTATCGGAAGCGGATATTTGGCGTTTGCTCATGCGCCTGCGCAATATGCAGGCCATCTATAAGATTCCACGTAAACGTTGGAATCATTTTGATTTTATATGTGGTTTGGGTGTGCGTGAATTTATATTTGATAAAATTATTAGATCAGCGAATTTTTACGAATATATGTATAGTTGa